The following coding sequences lie in one Maniola jurtina chromosome 11, ilManJurt1.1, whole genome shotgun sequence genomic window:
- the LOC123869613 gene encoding carnitine O-palmitoyltransferase 2, mitochondrial yields the protein MLHKMLKLNHISYCNVAVAKFKVRSFASKGINIKDVNYQYLQRSKVPTFHFQKSLPRLPIPELDKTRERYLNALRPLLNDGQFNEAVKRTSNFVANEGNQLQAKLISKDKYNKHTSYISDYWFDLYLRDRVALPINYNPFLVMQNDVRPEYNNQLVRATNLLVSAVRFMLSLREEILEPEVYHLQPKKSNTQLFRTVTGLLPASLSWYGAYLFKAFPLDMSQFTGLFNATRIPMLNKDKILRDPTCNHVVVQKNGNFYVFDVLDMDGNLLSPAEIHGNLAQILKDNSKADFPLGVLTTQNRDEWANQRTHLEETGNKEALHKIDTAIFNLVLDDVCINDNKHKLLAHYLHTDGSNSWFDKSFSLIVTKDGVSGINFEHSWGDGVAVLRFFQDIYTETTTKPFIGPESTPSDKQVTVKKLEFNLDDKSKGFVEKARKEYSDWCNSLSIDYILYEGLTKEACKKFKVSPDCIMQLGFQAAYHLLHGNYVGTYESCSTSAFKHGRTETMRPCTEKTKLFCDNLHSNKSTKQELRSIMAECSTYHSELVKQAAMGQGFDRHLFALRKIAEDNGLPRPELYDSYEYKFLNKSILSTSTLSAPSVLAGGFGPVAREGFGIGYSAFPDKLGAAVSAYKAHNNSSQFVEALNKSFVDITKILSE from the exons atgcttcATAAAATGCTTAAGTTAAACCACATTTCATATTGTAACGTAGCAGTAGCCAAGTTTAAAGTCCGAAGTTTTGCTAGCAAGGGAATTAATATAAAGGATGTAAACTATCAATATTTACAAAGGAGCAAGGTGCCTACATTCCATTTTCAAAAGTCCCTTCCACGACTTCCTATACCTGAATTAGACAAAACTCGGGAACGTTATTTAAACGCACTACGACCGCTTCTAAATGATGGCCAGTTTAATGAAGCGGTAAAGAGAACTAGTAATTTTGTGGCAAATGAAGGAAACCAATTGCAAGCCAAACTTATTTCGAAGGATAAATACAACAAGCATACAAGTTACATATCAGATTATTGGTTTGATCTATATTTAAGAGATCGAGTGGCTTTACCCATCAATTACAACCCCTTCCTGGTAATGCAGAATGATGTAAGGCCAGAATACAACAACCAGTTGGTCAGAGCTACAAACCTATTAGTAAGCGCAGTAAGATTTATGTTATCACTAAGAGAAGAGATACTGGAACCTGAAGTATATCACCtacaaccaaaaaaaagtaaCACTCAGTTATTCAGAACAGTAACTGGGCTATTGCCAGCAAGCTTATCTTG GTATGGAGCATATTTATTCAAAGCATTTCCACTTGATATGAGTCAATTCACTGGGTTGTTTAACGCCACTCGCATCCCTATGTTAAACAAGGACAAAATCCTCAGAGATCCAACTTGCAACCATGTTGTTGTGCAGAAGAATGGCAATTTTTATGTCTTTGATGTATTGGACATGGATG GTAATCTATTATCACCTGCAGAAATACATGGCAATTTAGCACAAATCCTAAAAGACAATTCAAAAGCTGATTTTCCCTTGGGAGTTTTAACAACTCAGAATAGGGATGAATGGGCCAATCAGAGAACACATTTGGAGGAAACTGGAAATAAAGAAGCATTACACAAAATTGATACtgcaatatttaatttagtacTTGATGATGTTTGCATCAATGACAATAAACATAAACTATTGGCGCATTATTTACATACAGATGGGTCTAACAG TTGGTTTGACAAGTCGTTCAGTCTCATTGTCACCAAAGATGGTGTGTCTGGTATTAACTTTGAGCACTCGTGGGGGGACGGTGTTGCCGTCCTCAGGTTTTTCCAAGACATCTACACAGAGACTACTACCAAGCCTTTTATAGGGCCCGAAAGTACACCATCAGATAAACAAGTCAcagtaaaaaaattag AGTTCAACTTGGATGACAAATCAAAGGGGTTTGTGGAAAAGGCCAGAAAAGAATACAGCGATTGGTGCAATTCATTGAGCATAgattacattttatatgaaggtCTAACGAAAGAAGCTTGCAAAAAATTCAAAGTCAGCCCCGATTGCATAATGCAACTCGGCTTtcag gcaGCATATCATCTCCTCCACGGCAACTATGTGGGCACATATGAATCTTGCAGCACATCTGCTTTCAAACATGGGAGGACGGAGACCATGAGGCCTTGTACTGAAAAAACAaag CTATTCTGCGACAACCTACACTCAAACAAATCCACAAAACAAGAGCTCAGGTCCATAATGGCGGAATGTTCAACCTACCATTCCGAGTTGGTCAAACAGGCGGCGATGGGACAAGGGTTCGACCGACACCTGTTCGCTCTCAGGAAGATAGCCGAAGACAACGGCTTACCCCGTCCAGAACTATACGACTCTTATGAATACAAGTTTCTAAACAAGTCTATTCTTAGTACGAGTACGCTGTCTGCGCCGAGTGTGTTAGCGGGAGGCTTTGGGCCCGTCGCGAGGGAAGGGTTTGGAATCGG GTACTCAGCATTCCCTGATAAGCTCGGAGCGGCGGTATCAGCGTACAAAGCTCACAATAACAGCTCGCAGTTCGTCGAGGCTTTAAACAAGTCATTTGTTGATATTACTAAAattttatctgaataa
- the LOC123869609 gene encoding protein retinal degeneration B, translating into MLIKEYRIPLPLTVEEYRIAQLYMIAKKSKEESTGEGSGVEIIVNEPYENGPGGKGQYTQKIYHVGSHLPGWFKSLLPKSALTVSEEAWNAYPYTKTRYTCPFVEKFSLEIETYYFPDNGHQDNVFKLTGSDLKNRIVDVIDVVKDQLYGTDYVKEEDPKLFVSQKCNRGPLSDSWLEEYWKEVQGKSQPLPNGKSLMCAYKLCRVEFRYWGMQTKLEKFIHDVALRKTMLRAHRQAWAWQDEWHGLTMEDIREIERQTQLALQKKMAGEVGDETDLSEENSKSLAATMCSLEKNEDSASPVTTKKSSIEKRVQKQLSPENSPPSEPKSYKSNLRSSSSGSLKSLQTQVASWRMETLVRESETETGSEDEFYDCESSFNRWSSMCSLDEAEIDISPTQGDSNEEDSIFNPSFLKRVTSERGSRRIPNLHSRQSLDGCPETPVHSSCPTTVLILVFHAGSVLDANIDMTAKKSDVTTFKGAFESVMRQHYPSLVGHITIKLVPCPSICTEALGVLSTLSPYSFDCSPSTIETPSLTNDLIPIGAIPLIATSSPEYCEYVSKTIISANLVYNEFIKSDDGKGFNGQVCIVGDSMGSVLAFDAMFRTLQYQSRHDSENSILDTEITIPSEPTENYLNKSHLQAPTPRRRSSTASDNQTKLEFEVSEFFTFGSPLSLILASRKISDDKFKDIRKPPVQQVFNLFHPTDPVASRLEPLLSARFTNLPPINIARYAKYPLGNGQPYHLIELIQSHPTLFGDHLQMPPTPVLRRLSEASVQSTVSGMVDNIPLITMNALQQKWWGTKRLDYALYCPEGLANFPTNALPHLFHASYWESSDVIAFILRQVGHFDLALYNQTEDKDSSMFKPGQDKEKWIRKRTSVKLKNVAANHRANDIIVREGCPQTFTARFMYGPLDMITLTGEKVDIHMIKDPPAGEWILLSTEVTDKTGRIIYTLSEKQSVGCGVYPVRAVVRGDHTSCNFHLAVVPPETECVVFSIDGSFTASVSVTGRDPKVRAGAVDVVRFWQDLGYLILYITGRPDMQQRKVVSWLAEHNFPHGLVFFSDGFSTDPLGHKAAHLNNLITEHGVILHAAYGSGKDISVYNNCGLSPKQIYAIGKISKRYSNLATTLNDGYASHLADLKSPGAVRPARGNARLLVPRRLLAPVSSSAASRNRR; encoded by the coding sequence ATGTTAATCAAAGAATACAGAATTCCTTTGCCTCTCACTGTAGAAGAGTATCGCATAGCTCAGCTTTATATGATAGCAAAGAAAAGTAAAGAAGAAAGCACAGGGGAAGGTAGTGGGGTGGAAATAATTGTAAATGAGCCATATGAAAATGGACCTGGAGGAAAAGGTCAGTATACTCAAAAAATCTATCATGTGGGTAGCCATTTGCCAGGGTGGTTTAAAAGTCTACTTCCTAAATCGGCTTTGACAGTATCTGAAGAAGCATGGAATGCCTATCCTTATACTAAAACTAGATACACCTGTCCATTTGTTGAAAAGTTTTCCCTAgaaattgaaacatattattttcctgataatGGCCATCAAGATAATGTCTTCAAATTAACAGGGagtgatttaaaaaatagaatTGTTGATGTTATAGATGTTGTTAAAGATCAGCTCTATGGTACTGATTATGTAAAAGAAGAAGATCCAAAACTTTTTGTTTCACAAAAATGTAACAGAGGCCCATTGTCTGACTCTTGGCTGGAAGAGTATTGGAAAGAAGTGCAAGGAAAATCACAACCCTTGCCCAATGGCAAGTCCCTTATGTGTGCTTATAAACTGTGTAGAGTTGAATTTCGCTACTGGGGAATGCAAACTAAATTGGAGAAATTTATTCACGATGTGGCATTAAGAAAAACAATGTTGCGAGCACACAGGCAAGCTTGGGCTTGGCAAGATGAGTGGCATGGTCTTACAATGGAAGATATTCGAGAAATTGAAAGACAGACTCAGTTAGCATTGCAAAAGAAAATGGCAGGTGAAGTTGGTGATGAAACTGATTTGTCTGAAGAAAATTCTAAATCTTTGGCAGCTACTATGTGCAGTCTTGAGAAAAATGAAGATTCAGCAAGTCCAGTTACAACCAAGAAAAGTAGTATTGAAAAGAGAGTACAAAAGCAGTTAAGTCCGGAAAATTCTCCTCCATCAGAGCCTAAGTCTTATAAATCAAATCTCAGATCCTCTTCTTCAGGTTCACTTAAAAGCTTACAGACTCAAGTTGCCAGCTGGAGAATGGAGACCTTAGTGCGAGAATCTGAAACTGAGACTGGTTCGGAAGATGAATTTTATGACTGTGAGTCGTCATTTAATCGATGGTCATCAATGTGCTCTTTAGATGAAGCTGAAATTGATATATCTCCAACTCAAGGGGATAGTAATGAAGAGGATAGTATTTTCAATCCATCATTTTTGAAACGAGTTACTTCTGAAAGGGGATCTCGTCGAATTCCAAACTTACACAGTCGCCAGAGCTTAGATGGCTGTCCTGAAACTCCTGTTCATAGTTCCTGCCCAACAACTGTTTTAATTCTTGTGTTTCATGCAGGTAGTGTCCTTGATGCAAATATTGATATGACTGCCAAAAAATCTGATGTTACAACATTTAAAGGAGCTTTTGAATCTGTCATGCGACAACACTATCCATCATTAGTTGGTCATATTACTATAAAATTAGTGCCATGCCCATCTATTTGTACAGAAGCCCTTGGAGTTTTATCAACTTTGAGTCCATATAGTTTTGATTGTTCACCATCTACAATTGAAACTCCTTCACTCACAAACGATCTTATTCCTATCGGCGCTATACCTTTGATTGCAACATCTTCTCCAGAATATTGTGAATATGTTAGCAAAACAATTATATCAGCCAACCTTGTTTACAATGAATTTATAAAATCAGATGATGGAAAAGGATTCAATGGTCAAGTGTGTATTGTAGGTGATAGCATGGGCTCAGTACTAGCGTTTGATGCAATGTTTCGTACCCTACAGTACCAGTCACGACATGATAGTGAAAATAGTATACTCGACACTGAAATAACTATTCCAAGTGAGCCaactgaaaattatttaaataaatcacaCCTGCAGGCTCCTACACCTAGACGACGATCCTCTACTGCTAGTGATAACCAAACAAAATTAGAATTTGAAGTCAGTGAATTCTTCACTTTTGGTAGTCCGCTTTCACTCATTCTTGCTTCAAGAAAAATATCTGATGACAAATTCAAAGACATAAGGAAGCCACCTGTTCAAcaagttttcaatttatttcatcCTACCGACCCTGTCGCTTCTAGATTAGAGCCTCTGTTGTCAGCAAGATTTACAAATCTACCGCCGATAAATATTGCTAGATATGCTAAATACCCACTAGGAAATGGGCAGCCATATcatttaattgaattaatacAAAGTCATCCAACATTATTTGGAGATCATTTGCAAATGCCACCTACTCCTGTTTTAAGAAGACTTTCGGAGGCATCTGTTCAAAGCACTGTAAGTGGGATGGTTGACAATATTCCATTAATAACTATGAATGCTCTTCAGCAAAAGTGGTGGGGCACAAAACGACTTGATTATGCCCTTTATTGCCCAGAAGGCTTAGCTAACTTTCCTACGAATGCACTACCACATTTATTCCATGCCAGTTATTGGGAAAGTTCTGACGTCATAGCTTTTATTTTAAGACAAGTAGGTCATTTTGATTTAGCATTATATAATCAAACAGAAGACAAAGATAGTTCAATGTTTAAACCTGGCCAAGATAAAGAAAAATGGATAAGAAAGAGAACGTCAGTGAAATTAAAGAACGTCGCTGCAAATCACAGAGCCAATGACATTATTGTAAGAGAAGGATGTCCGCAAACATTTACAGCCAGATTTATGTATGGGCCTCTTGATATGATCACTTTAACTGGTGAAAAAGTTGACATTCATATGATAAAAGATCCCCCAGCAGGTGAGTGGATCTTATTGTCTACAGAAGTGACTGACAAGACGGGAAGAATTATCTACACACTATCAGAAAAACAAAGTGTAGGCTGTGGTGTCTATCCAGTAAGGGCTGTTGTCAGAGGGGATCACACGAGTTGTAACTTTCACCTAGCTGTTGTACCTCCGGAGACTGAATGCGTAGTCTTTAGTATTGATGGTTCCTTCACAGCTAGCGTATCTGTTACCGGTCGAGATCCGAAAGTAAGAGCCGGGGCTGTAGACGTGGTACGTTTTTGGCAAGATCTAGGCTACCTTATCCTTTACATAACAGGCAGACCAGACATGCAACAAAGAAAGGTAGTGTCATGGTTAGCTGAGCATAATTTTCCTCATGGTTTAGTATTTTTTTCGGATGGATTTTCGACCGATCCTTTGGGTCACAAAGCTgctcatttaaataatttaataacagaGCACGGGGTTATCCTACACGCTGCTTATGGCTCAGGAAAGGATATAAGTGTTTACAATAATTGTGGATTATCTCCGAAGCAGATATATGCTATTGGAAAAATAAGTAAAAGGTATAGTAATTTAGCTACAACTTTAAATGACGGATATGCGTCCCATTTGGCTGATCTGAAATCACCAGGCGCGGTTCGACCTGCTAGAGGCAATGCACGCCTTCTCGTACCACGTCGACTCTTAGCACCAGTTAGCAGCTCTGCAGCATCACGTAATCGCCGTTAA